In Cryptomeria japonica chromosome 10, Sugi_1.0, whole genome shotgun sequence, a genomic segment contains:
- the LOC131032973 gene encoding AP2/ERF and B3 domain-containing transcription factor ARF14-like, with protein MESFSIEQHEQGSNQVEAHSSEIEGNTEVTSQSRNIQRKEASSQLEGVVSLKNGHWGAQIWLGTFNTREEAAKAYDIVYMALKGRDDQISFSVSEAKKLLHDYPCMHYKSHLKISNHFHRSGQLGKRKAIEDESENNADDIVKLFGIEIGKRKAMEDEIQNKSDDVVKLFGVEIGTNPKAKRRVEIQIDPKGNRIARWRS; from the coding sequence ATGGAGAGTTTTTCAATTGAGCAACATGAACAAGGGTCTAATCAAGTAGAGGCTCATAGTAGTGAAATTGAGGGTAATACTGAGGTAACATCTCAAAGTAGAAATATTCAGAGAAAAGAGGCTTCTTCACAATTGGAGGGTGTTGTTTCTCTAAAGAACGGCCACTGGGGAGCACAAATATGGTTGGGCACTTTTAACACTAGGGAAGAAGCTGCCAAGGCTTATGATATAGTTTACATGGCGTTAAAAGGACGAGATGATCAGATAAGTTTCTCAGTTTCAGAAGCCAAGAAACTGCTTCACGATTATCCATGTATGCATTATAAATCCCATCTGAAAATCAGCAATCATTTCCATCGATCTGGGCAACTTGGAAAAAGAAAAGctattgaagatgaaagtgaaaatAATGCAGATGATATTGTAAAGTTATTTGGGATTGAAATTGGAAAAagaaaagctatggaagatgaaattCAAAATAAGTCAGATGATGTTGTAAAGCTTTTTGGGGTTGAAATCGGTACTAATCCAAAAGCCAAAAGAAGAGTGGAGATTCAGATTGATCCAAAAGGAAATAGAATAGCAAGATGGAGAAGCTGA